From the genome of Thiomicrorhabdus indica:
GATTTTGGAAAATTGAAAGAAACAAAAGAGATTAAAATTTTGGTCATTGTAGGCATCAATAGCTCACAAGAATCCCCCAAAACTTTCAGCTTATAACCAAAGCATCTCGGATCTGCATAAAAGCGATTAGAAATTCAAACAGCATTCGCCAGAAGAGTTCCATCAACAAAAAAATCACCACAAACATCAAACCTAATTTTAAGCGTGAAGAAAAACTCAAACGGGCACTTAATTGCGCCTGCGTAATCGTTAAAAACGCTTGCAAACTTGGAGATACTCGAACCAATTTTCGCATGGATAAAAATAGAAAAATAGGCATGATCACCGCGCCCAAATAGTAAAAGACAATCAGAGCTTGCTGACTAATTAAAGTTTGAAAACTGAGGAACTCGAACATAATCCTTTACCGGTAAAAATGCATTTCTAACTGAAGCAGTAAGGCCGGATGCGGCTTACTGAACCCCTCCGAATTATAGCCAGTAATTCTTGGCTCAAATTCAGCAAACAAGCGTTCTTTGTAGAGTTTCTCTCGCCAGTTAAAACCAATCGCTGCATTTTCAATGGTTTGATGACGACTATCCAAGCGCCAATCTCCATCAATAAAATAAGCATAAAAACGATGGTCTGAAATTTTGTCAAACCAAGTAAAACGTTGGTTAATGATGTAATCTTTATCCCTATGCATCCAAGTACCGGTTGTCTGACTTCTCAAAAGATCGCCCTTGTTTAAGGGCTTGGAAAACGTTTGGCGTGATTCCAACATAAACCCACGTACATGCTCAAAAATCGCATTATTCGTGGTGGTACTTAACCATGATTCTCCAAATCGAGCGTTCACTTGATAGTTCAGCAAAACATAAGGATTGGGCTTCACCAATTGCTGAAATTTCAAACCGCTTTTTAATTTCAACACCTGGTTGGTTTCTTTTAAAAACTCTTTTTGCAAACTAAAAGAAACTTCTGTATTGGCCTCTCGATTCTCATCTGATTGTTCAAATTCTTTGAGCTGAGTACCGGGAGTCCGGTTATCGGGCGAATCGATCGAAGTCTCATCAAACGACGAAATCATTAACTGCCAGCGATCCTTACTTCGAGGTAGGTCAATCGATGCCCTAAATTTCAAACTACTTTTCGAGTTTCCAGCCTTTTCGAAGGTCGATGGAAAATACAAAATAAACCGACTCTGCTTTCGCTTCACCTCTTCTTCAGATCCGCCTAGAAACCGGTCAAGATTGTCGACATAACCATCTAAAGTAGCACCAAATTCACTTTGCCAGGCCTCAAGCGCTTTTAAACCGTTATGCAACGGGCCACTTTGCACATCTTCAAAAAAGAATTGTTTGTTTTGTTGCGAAACATCCTGAGACTCAGCGGAAGCATTTAACGCTGCGCTTAACAACAAGCCAATTGACAAGCTTTGATACAATATCGACTGACAAAATAGAGAAGTGCGACTAATAAACATATGAGCAACCAAATTAACCAAATCCAAGCAAGTTTTGATGCTGTGGAAGACAGAATACTCCTAAAATTCAAAACCAACAACGGGGATGTTTACCTAACATGGCTCAGTAGACGCTATTGCAAACTGTTGATTCCGGTCCTACATGGCAGGCATCCTAAATCTGGAGAGCAGTTATTAACCGATGAAACCTCAATTGAAAAGCAATTTGAAAAAGAGAAGGCTCAATTGGAAGGTGACTATAGCAGCCCCTATGAAAAGCCTGAAAACCCCCAGTACCCTCTTGGAGAAGAGCCCATATTACTGGCACAAATTAGTTTTAAAAACATGAATACAGATGCTCCCTCTATCAGTCTTGAACCGAATAAAGGGCCTGGCGTATTACTGCCTTATCATCCACAGCTATTAGGCCCTATGCTAAAAATTATAACCACTGCGATAGAAAAGACAGATTGGAATTTAGGCGATGAGATCTTATTTCAATTGCCGGGTTCTGAAACAGCCATTCACTGACAAACTTTACCGGCCGGTAAAGTTTATGATTGCCGAATCTTACCTTTGAACGTTCTGGATTCGGCTTGTTTGAATAAATTGCCATGTAAAACCATTTTCTGAATCAATAAAATGCACAGCCATGCCCAAATCATACTGGTTAGGGTGTGGCTAAAAAAGTGGTCACCAATAAGCATTTTGTAGATACCAAGTGTCCACCCCAAACCTAACGCAAAACTCAAAGCTAACCACTGTTGTTTTCGCCCAGAAAATAAAAAGAACAACGACAATAAAGCAAACGCTCCGCTAGCATGACCAGCCGGATAACAGCGAATATTTGTATTTTGCGAAAAGTTAGCAGGATAATCGTTAAGTAGCGTTTTATGAGGATATGTTCCTTCAAATGTTTGCAGGTTTTTAGGACAAGGAATGTGAGTACTTGCTTTTAAACCATTGACGGTTAGAGGAACTACGATGCAAGACAAAATCACAATACTTATTTTTTGTCGAAGAAAATGTGTTTCTTTAAATTTGAAACTAAAAAGCCACAATGCGATTAACGAAAGTAAGAAAATCCCAAAAACGACTTTCACACCATTATAAAAAACCAGCTTAGTCAGCGCATCGTTTCGATCTAGCCACCACTGATGACTTTGGAAATCGTACAGCGGTGTTTGAATCCAAAAATCTAAAGCCGACCATTCAAACAAACTTACACTGACCAGTAATGCACAGAGAGTAAAGAACAAACTCTTCATAAACGCTATGTTTGCAGGCGGCTTGTTCAATTTATGAAAAAAAGAACCTTTCGATGCATCGGTAGCTTGAGAGCCGGCCTTTGCAGTTACCGAAGATTTAGGGGGGATGACTGTAAACATGGACTTCTCCTTTCGAAGAAGTATGGTGCTATCAAGTTATCAACGCATCGGACATTTGCCCGAATAGTCCACAATCATTAACAAATGCGGCACGCTTAAGGGGGGTAGAACAATTGACCGATTTAATTTTTACTGAATCGTCACTA
Proteins encoded in this window:
- a CDS encoding phosphatase PAP2 family protein; this encodes MFTVIPPKSSVTAKAGSQATDASKGSFFHKLNKPPANIAFMKSLFFTLCALLVSVSLFEWSALDFWIQTPLYDFQSHQWWLDRNDALTKLVFYNGVKVVFGIFLLSLIALWLFSFKFKETHFLRQKISIVILSCIVVPLTVNGLKASTHIPCPKNLQTFEGTYPHKTLLNDYPANFSQNTNIRCYPAGHASGAFALLSLFFLFSGRKQQWLALSFALGLGWTLGIYKMLIGDHFFSHTLTSMIWAWLCILLIQKMVLHGNLFKQAESRTFKGKIRQS
- a CDS encoding DUF4282 domain-containing protein, giving the protein MFEFLSFQTLISQQALIVFYYLGAVIMPIFLFLSMRKLVRVSPSLQAFLTITQAQLSARLSFSSRLKLGLMFVVIFLLMELFWRMLFEFLIAFMQIRDALVIS